The Sphingomonas astaxanthinifaciens DSM 22298 genome has a segment encoding these proteins:
- a CDS encoding amidohydrolase yields MRGAIGVAFAALMVAGCATTGTGSKDDGTRVRIAEDPFPSTYQRYSGAPTLITGVTILDGEGGRIDNGQVYFADGKIQAVGQTVAAPAGAQVIDGTGKYVTPGVIDIHSHLGDYPSPGVAAHDDGNEATAPARPEVWAEHSVWPQDSGFSRALANGGITALQILPGSANLFGGRSVVLKNVPARTVQGMKMPGAPYGLKMACGENPKRVYGEKGGPATRMGNIAVTRQTWINARAYKRKWDEYEKNGGDPPDQDLAMDTLKGVLEGKILVQNHCYRADEMAQMIDLSKEAGYKISAFHHAVESYKIADLLRANGICAAMWADWYGFKMEAYDAIPENIAFVDRAGACAIVHSDDPNGIQRLNQEAAKAMAAGRRAGIPISEEHAWTWLGMNPAKALGIFDRVGSLKSGKDADVVLWNGNPFSTYTRPERVWIDGALMYDANNPKLRPVSDFELGQPGEGDVK; encoded by the coding sequence ATGCGGGGGGCAATCGGGGTCGCGTTCGCCGCGCTGATGGTGGCCGGCTGTGCCACCACCGGCACGGGGAGCAAGGATGACGGGACGAGGGTCCGGATCGCCGAGGATCCGTTCCCCTCGACCTACCAGCGCTATTCCGGCGCCCCCACGCTCATCACCGGGGTCACCATCCTCGACGGTGAGGGTGGGCGGATCGACAACGGGCAGGTCTATTTCGCCGACGGCAAGATCCAGGCGGTCGGCCAGACGGTCGCCGCCCCCGCCGGCGCGCAGGTGATCGACGGGACGGGCAAGTATGTCACCCCCGGCGTCATCGACATCCACAGCCACCTTGGCGACTATCCCTCGCCGGGCGTCGCCGCGCATGACGATGGCAATGAGGCGACCGCCCCGGCGCGACCCGAGGTCTGGGCCGAACATAGCGTCTGGCCGCAGGACTCGGGCTTCAGCCGCGCGCTGGCCAATGGCGGGATCACCGCGCTGCAGATCCTGCCCGGCTCGGCCAATCTCTTCGGCGGCCGCTCGGTCGTCCTCAAGAACGTCCCCGCGCGCACCGTCCAGGGCATGAAGATGCCGGGCGCGCCCTATGGCCTCAAGATGGCCTGCGGTGAGAATCCCAAGCGCGTCTATGGCGAAAAGGGCGGGCCGGCGACCCGGATGGGCAATATCGCCGTAACCCGCCAGACCTGGATCAACGCCAGGGCCTACAAGCGCAAGTGGGACGAATATGAGAAGAACGGCGGCGATCCGCCCGACCAGGATCTCGCCATGGACACGCTCAAGGGCGTGCTCGAGGGCAAGATCCTCGTCCAGAACCATTGCTATCGCGCCGACGAAATGGCGCAGATGATCGATCTCTCCAAGGAAGCGGGCTACAAGATCAGCGCCTTCCACCATGCGGTCGAGAGCTACAAGATTGCCGACCTGCTGCGGGCCAATGGCATCTGCGCGGCGATGTGGGCCGACTGGTACGGCTTCAAGATGGAAGCCTATGACGCCATCCCCGAGAACATCGCCTTCGTCGACCGCGCCGGGGCCTGCGCGATCGTCCATTCCGACGATCCCAACGGCATCCAGCGGTTGAACCAGGAAGCCGCCAAGGCGATGGCCGCGGGCCGCCGCGCGGGGATTCCGATCAGCGAGGAACATGCCTGGACCTGGCTGGGCATGAACCCGGCCAAGGCGCTCGGCATCTTCGACCGCGTCGGCAGCCTCAAGAGCGGCAAGGACGCCGACGTCGTGCTGTGGAACGGCAATCCGTTCAGCACCTACACCCGGCCCGAGCGGGTCTGGATCGACGGCGCGCTGATGTACGACGCCAATAATCCCAAGCTCCGCCCGGTGAGCGACTTCGAGCTCGGCCAGCCCGGCGAGGGAGACGTGAAGTGA
- a CDS encoding DUF1272 domain-containing protein: MLAMKIACERCVEPLPAQLPGAFICSYECTFCSPCAEALDERCPNCGGELLDRPTRTKSSEARVAKS, translated from the coding sequence ATGCTGGCGATGAAGATCGCCTGCGAGCGCTGCGTGGAGCCGCTACCCGCCCAGTTGCCGGGGGCATTCATCTGTTCCTACGAATGCACCTTCTGCAGCCCCTGCGCCGAAGCCCTCGACGAGCGCTGCCCCAATTGCGGGGGCGAATTGCTCGACCGGCCGACCCGGACGAAATCATCCGAGGCGCGGGTCGCGAAATCTTAA
- the glmM gene encoding phosphoglucosamine mutase, translating into MARKFFGTDGIRGLTNKPPMTADVALRVGQAAGAHFLRGDHRHRVVIGKDTRLSGYMMESALVAGFTSVGMDVVLLGPMPTPAVAMLTRSMRADLGVMISASHNPFADNGIKLFGPDGYKLSDDDEIAIEAALAGKVELVPAGKIGRAKRIEDARGRYVHFAKSTFPEQLRLDGLKIVVDCANGAAYHVAPDALWELGAEVIPLGVQPNGTNINDECGSTHPQLLRETVVASGADIGLALDGDADRLIVVDEHGKVIDGDQLMALIALDQHRQGLLKGGAVVATVMSNLGLERHLAASGLGLHRTKVGDRYVLEGMREHGCNVGGEQSGHIILTDHATTGDGLVAGLQILAAMVSQGKKASDLLHQFEPVPQLLRNVRFAAGAPLDDARVQSVIAGAEQRLDGRGRLVIRKSGTEPLIRVMAEGDDAAEVEEVVAEICAAVEEAAA; encoded by the coding sequence ATGGCACGCAAATTCTTCGGCACCGACGGCATCAGGGGCCTCACCAACAAGCCGCCCATGACCGCCGACGTGGCGCTTCGGGTCGGGCAGGCCGCGGGCGCCCATTTCCTGCGCGGCGACCACCGCCACCGGGTGGTGATCGGCAAGGACACGCGCCTGTCGGGGTACATGATGGAAAGCGCGCTGGTCGCGGGCTTCACCAGCGTCGGCATGGACGTGGTCCTGCTCGGACCGATGCCGACCCCGGCAGTGGCGATGCTGACCCGCTCGATGCGGGCCGACCTCGGCGTGATGATCTCCGCCAGCCACAATCCCTTCGCCGACAACGGCATCAAGCTGTTCGGCCCCGACGGCTACAAGCTGTCGGACGACGACGAGATCGCGATCGAGGCGGCGCTCGCGGGCAAGGTCGAACTGGTCCCCGCCGGCAAGATCGGGCGCGCCAAAAGAATCGAGGACGCGCGCGGCCGCTACGTCCATTTCGCCAAGTCGACTTTCCCCGAGCAGCTGCGCCTCGACGGCCTCAAGATCGTGGTCGATTGCGCCAATGGCGCGGCCTATCACGTCGCCCCCGACGCCCTGTGGGAGCTGGGCGCCGAGGTCATTCCGCTGGGCGTCCAGCCCAACGGCACCAACATCAACGACGAATGCGGCTCGACCCACCCGCAGCTCCTGCGCGAGACCGTGGTCGCGAGCGGCGCCGACATCGGCCTTGCCCTCGACGGCGACGCCGACCGGCTGATCGTGGTCGACGAGCATGGCAAGGTGATCGACGGCGACCAGCTGATGGCGCTGATCGCGCTCGACCAGCACCGCCAGGGCCTGCTCAAGGGCGGCGCGGTGGTCGCGACGGTGATGAGCAACCTCGGGCTCGAGCGGCATCTCGCGGCCTCGGGGCTCGGCCTCCACCGGACCAAGGTCGGCGACCGCTATGTCCTCGAAGGCATGCGCGAGCATGGCTGCAACGTCGGCGGCGAGCAGTCGGGCCACATCATCCTGACCGATCATGCGACCACCGGCGACGGCCTGGTCGCGGGGCTTCAGATCCTCGCCGCCATGGTCTCGCAGGGCAAGAAAGCGAGCGACCTCCTCCATCAGTTCGAGCCGGTTCCCCAGCTTCTCCGCAACGTCCGCTTCGCCGCCGGCGCGCCGCTCGACGATGCGCGCGTCCAGTCGGTCATCGCGGGGGCCGAGCAGCGCCTCGACGGGCGCGGGCGCCTGGTCATCCGCAAGTCGGGGACCGAACCGTTGATCCGGGTCATGGCCGAGGGCGACGACGCGGCCGAGGTCGAGGAAGTCGTGGCCGAGATCTGCGCCGCGGTCGAAGAGGCGGCCGCCTGA
- a CDS encoding amidohydrolase family protein — translation MADTVVISGGTVALGDGSAPIPNGQVVITDGRVVAAGDIRMKLPAGTRVIDATGKWVTPGIVAGFSRLGLVDVDAVDQTNDTSSDGPFSAALDVATAINPNAAPVAINRAEGITRAVVAPSAGKSIFAGQGALIDTAADADPVTRARLFQYVELGEQGAGQAGGSRTAAHVLLRNALREAQQVAGGGGSSRADSGRSAGGAGSDPVIANPNESRSYEARRNQDVLLTRFDALALVPVVRGRQILAVHVERAADLRQVIALKREFPALRLVIVGADEGWTVASELAAANIPVIASALSDLPAQFENLAATQSNIGRMRAAGVRVAIGTVNDDESRMAFRARYYAGNLVGLTRVPRASGLSWGEALKAITSAPAEVLGLTDIGSLTPGKRGDVVIWNGDPLDNMSAAEMVMIDGVEQPLVTRQTRLRDRYRDLERGALPEAYRH, via the coding sequence ATGGCCGACACCGTGGTCATCTCGGGCGGCACGGTCGCGCTTGGCGACGGCTCGGCGCCGATCCCCAACGGGCAGGTGGTGATCACCGACGGCCGGGTGGTCGCCGCCGGTGACATCCGGATGAAGCTGCCCGCCGGCACGCGCGTCATCGACGCCACCGGCAAGTGGGTGACCCCGGGGATCGTCGCCGGCTTCTCGCGGCTGGGCCTCGTCGACGTCGATGCGGTCGACCAGACCAACGACACCAGCAGCGACGGGCCGTTCAGCGCCGCGCTCGACGTCGCGACCGCAATCAATCCCAATGCCGCGCCGGTCGCGATCAACCGCGCCGAGGGCATTACGCGCGCCGTCGTCGCCCCGTCGGCGGGCAAGTCGATCTTCGCGGGCCAGGGCGCGCTGATCGACACCGCCGCCGATGCCGACCCCGTCACCCGCGCACGGCTGTTCCAATATGTCGAGCTTGGCGAGCAGGGCGCAGGGCAGGCAGGCGGCAGCCGCACCGCCGCGCACGTCCTCCTCCGCAATGCGCTGCGCGAGGCGCAGCAGGTCGCCGGGGGAGGGGGCAGCAGCCGCGCCGACTCCGGTCGCTCCGCCGGCGGTGCGGGAAGCGACCCGGTCATCGCCAATCCCAACGAATCGCGGTCCTACGAGGCACGCCGCAACCAGGACGTGCTCCTCACCCGCTTCGACGCCCTGGCGCTGGTCCCGGTGGTCCGCGGCCGCCAGATCCTCGCGGTCCATGTCGAGCGCGCGGCCGACCTTCGCCAGGTCATCGCCCTCAAGCGCGAATTCCCCGCGCTTCGGCTCGTGATCGTCGGCGCCGACGAAGGCTGGACCGTGGCCAGTGAGCTTGCCGCCGCCAACATCCCGGTCATCGCCTCGGCGCTGAGCGACCTTCCCGCCCAGTTCGAGAATCTCGCCGCGACGCAGAGCAATATCGGCCGGATGCGCGCCGCCGGGGTGCGGGTCGCGATCGGGACGGTCAACGACGACGAGAGCCGAATGGCCTTTCGCGCCCGCTATTACGCCGGGAACCTCGTCGGCCTGACCAGGGTCCCGCGCGCTTCCGGCCTGAGCTGGGGTGAAGCGCTGAAGGCGATCACGTCCGCGCCCGCCGAGGTGCTCGGCCTCACCGACATCGGCAGCCTCACGCCCGGCAAGCGCGGCGACGTCGTCATCTGGAACGGCGATCCGCTCGACAACATGAGCGCCGCGGAAATGGTCATGATCGACGGGGTCGAGCAGCCGCTCGTCACCCGCCAGACCCGCCTTCGCGACCGCTACCGCGACCTCGAGCGCGGCGCGCTCCCCGAGGCCTACCGGCATTGA
- a CDS encoding NnrU family protein codes for MSASAMVAGFGAAFIATHLLMSHPLRQPLAKRLGNAGFQALYSVIALVTFGGMVWARKGAGPEPLLWQPQPWAWIVAAFLTWSAAMLLVGSFRRNPAMVTFGPGSEVKIGAPSGVFRITRHPMMWGFALWAISHILVHPEPSAITLALVVLIMALAGSAGQDVKKRRHLGVAWEQWVARTSFMPFGRGLHGPGAFAAVGGTLLWLGATWLHPMPVGLWQWLA; via the coding sequence TTGAGCGCGAGTGCGATGGTCGCGGGCTTCGGCGCCGCCTTCATCGCCACGCATCTCCTCATGTCGCATCCGCTGCGCCAGCCGCTCGCGAAGCGGCTCGGCAATGCGGGCTTCCAGGCGCTCTATTCGGTCATTGCGCTGGTCACCTTCGGCGGCATGGTCTGGGCCCGCAAGGGCGCCGGTCCCGAGCCCTTGCTGTGGCAGCCCCAACCCTGGGCCTGGATCGTCGCTGCGTTCCTGACCTGGTCTGCGGCCATGCTGCTGGTCGGCTCCTTCCGCCGCAACCCGGCGATGGTGACCTTCGGGCCGGGCAGCGAGGTGAAGATCGGTGCGCCGAGCGGCGTGTTCCGCATCACCCGGCACCCGATGATGTGGGGCTTCGCGCTCTGGGCGATAAGCCACATCCTCGTCCATCCCGAACCCTCGGCGATCACGCTCGCGCTGGTGGTGCTGATTATGGCGCTGGCGGGCTCGGCAGGTCAGGACGTCAAGAAACGCCGGCACCTCGGGGTCGCCTGGGAGCAGTGGGTCGCACGGACCAGCTTCATGCCCTTCGGCCGGGGCCTGCACGGGCCGGGCGCCTTCGCCGCGGTCGGCGGGACCCTGCTGTGGCTCGGCGCGACCTGGTTGCACCCAATGCCCGTCGGACTGTGGCAGTGGCTCGCCTGA